The Vicia villosa cultivar HV-30 ecotype Madison, WI linkage group LG1, Vvil1.0, whole genome shotgun sequence genome includes a region encoding these proteins:
- the LOC131615817 gene encoding transcription factor bHLH149-like, giving the protein MDSFQEPSHTSQESNHKKRRKIGDTTADQSSLTLMRWRSESDQNNYSKKLIEALSRINSPSTTKPTPAGQVRETADRVLATSAKGRTRWSRAILGKWKKLRRHHRKVKKAATGLNRTGIVNQRMTRRLPAVQKKTRVLGRLVPGCRKVPLPNLLEEATDYISALEMQVRAMTALAELLAGRTSAGLAGQVLS; this is encoded by the coding sequence ATGGATTCATTCCAAGAACCATCACACACCTCGCAAGAATCCAATCACAAAAAACGCCGCAAAATCGGTGACACCACCGCCGATCAAAGCTCCCTCACTCTCATGCGGTGGAGATCTGAATCGGACCAAAACAACTACTCCAAAAAACTAATCGAAGCTCTCAGCCGGATCAACTCTCCGTCAACCACCAAACCTACACCCGCCGGTCAAGTCCGCGAAACCGCCGATCGCGTCCTCGCCACGTCCGCCAAAGGAAGAACACGCTGGAGCCGCGCGATTCTCGgaaaatggaagaaactccgcaGACATCACCGTAAAGTCAAGAAAGCTGCAACTGGATTGAACAGAACCGGAATCGTAAACCAGAGGATGACGAGACGGTTACCGGCTGTGCAGAAGAAAACGCGCGTGCTCGGCCGGTTGGTTCCCGGTTGCCGGAAAGTACCTTTACCGAACCTTCTAGAAGAAGCTACTGATTATATTTCTGCCTTGGAGATGCAAGTGCGTGCTATGACTGCTCTCGCTGAGCTTCTCGCCGGTCGAACATCGGCGGGACTCGCCGGTCAAGTGCTGAGTTGA